tagtatttaaagtttaaaaaaggtgaggttttcaaggatttgaacatgGTCTCCATTCCATTCAAGAATTTCATAAAAagcttaatatttcaaaaaaatcatacataATATCAAAAAGATGAATACATTGGACAATCTGCAGAAAAAGCCGAatgttttgatagttgaacGGTTTTTGTAGCACAAAAACTATAGGAGTTAGATGCCAAAAAGCGCACAGAGGGctgaagaataataaaaaagacaatagtGTGGATCCTGACTTAGCATTCACACTAATCATAACAGGCAAACATGCTGGGGGAAACATTTTGGAAGCTCGACAGTCACTAACACAATATCTGAAAAATGTTGCAACAATTATTACAGAGTTTTCAAGGAGCTGTCCATCAGCACTTCATAAGACTGCAATAtgctaattaacaaataaattattacaaataatataatgtatCATTCAACAAATGAGGAATAAATCGATCAGcctacaaacaaacataaaaccaaTGTAGGTCTACATATGCTGTAAATTCAGgtcctgaacctttggaaagtactaccccaGACCAGGTACCTTTTGGGGGTCGATCAGTTACCCTGGAACTAAATTTAAACCctggttcctgcggtggaaacgcaCATTTCCTCCAAAGGTTCCTGGTTCCAAGGGAAAGTTCCTGTGATGGAAAAGTGGCTTTAGTCACTCTGTCTGGCGAATGGGTTTTCTATCCAATTATACTGCACATCTGGGATGGGAAAGTATTcgcacagtttagtctttggTCACAAAATCtgaaagattttaaacaataattcGTCATAATTTGACAGATGTACTTCCTTTGCCCACAGGTCCAGTTTTCTAATGGTTGCTTGGACTTTAATCTGGACAGTCAGAGTCGGTCAGATTCTTTCAGTCCTTCTGAATTCCCTTCACATCTTTCTTCCATCATGATCTTTTCCACTGAGGTCGAGGAGAAGTGGTTAGAGAGgacattattttgacttttccaCCAGCAACTGAGTGAACTGAGTGGATTGTAATTTCCACCAGGTGACGCTCTTGTAACTACCagtgtaatgtcaaaataaaagtgaaatgtgtaaaaagtgATGTGGTGTCACATAAAACACTGTTGTTATTCTGTCAGGCCAAGATTTTTTCTGGTCAATGAAGCAGCAGTGGTACAACACGTTTCTGTTCTCCACAGATCATAAACCTTTAAACACACTCTTTTGTTTACAGACCAGTCTCATCAGGAGGAGGCTGAGCAAagcttcttctttgtcttctgcTTAATTTAGCAGCAGCTGGCTTCTACACATGTAGCATCACTGCCACCCACTGGAAACAGTTCGGTCCTCCTGCATAAGAGGAGAACACTAGTATGTCTCCAACCACCAAAAAGTTGACGTATATGGTGTGAATTGGATATTAGAGACACAGATAAAAATTACTGTGCAGTTATTACTGCGTTGTCTTTAAGgacttgacattttttgtgaatAGTTGAGAGGCCAGACCTGAGAcctgacagagctgcagtgtcCTATGGGGGCAGCATAACGCGGAACAGCCTCTGAACCACGGAACCGTGcttcagaagaagaagggggaggagggagggcagaGCGTCCTCCATCTTCTGCGATACCACAGCTTCAGACCTAACACCTGACCAAACGACAAACATCGGCCATCATGGGAGCCGTCCTGGGACTGTGCTCTATGGCGAGCTGGGTGAGTACACCGCCTCAACGGCGACGCTGCTCGCGGCTGACgtcgtgtctgtgtctgcactcaGCTCCGTCCTCTCTAGAGTCCGCCGTGACTGCGCAGTAACACGGTTAGGCCGCGGCGGAGGACCGTAAACACGACGTCACGACAGGGAGCCTCGGCTCACCGTAGCTCGGCTATAGCCCAACACAAAGGCTTCAGAGACACCAGTGGAGCTTTGACCTGCTCCGGTGGGTGGAGAAGTTACCGCGGGACTACACGACCTGCCTTTGTCTGGATGAGCCGGGTCACCGCTCCGGTTCATTCGACTCCGGCTCCATCCCGAGCGGTCCTGTGTTTGACGCAGAGTCGCTCAATGTGCGGCATTACTGAATGTATACGGGGTTGTTTGCGTAAACACGCTGCTTTATATCATTTCAataacaacaaccacaaccagcCCAGGCACGAGGTCACTGTTGCGACACCGCAGCCTGTAAACAGAGTTAGGTATCAGCTGTGGTCAGCAGGCCCCGCCCCATCTGTCACTGGCCCCAGCCAGGGGCCTTATTTATAACCACTGTCCACGTACTGAACAACAGACCCTGGAAGATGCGTGCGCCACTTACTCAAAAGTCGCggattagaaaaacaaatgacGGAGAATTTGCCCAACAGTGCAGAAACTCTAACATAAACTCTGACTACCAACACTGACGCGACGCAACGCAGACGCTGAGGGAGGAGAAATTAAGGCAGGTCATAGACATGAAATCTGATGATAACACTTATGTCACTGAGACCTACGTCATCACAAACATCCAGACCAACATTGAGACTCATAAACGGGTTCCACTCTGTTTTCTCACACAGGTCCCAGCTTCAGAACTAACTCTCCCCCCATGTCTGTGCAGATCCCGTGCCTGTGCGGCAGCGCCCCCTGCTTGCTGTGTCGATGCTGCCCCAGTGGGAATAACTCCACGGTGACTCGGCTCATCTACGCCTTCTTCCTGCTGCTGGGAGTGGGTATCGCCTGCATTATGTTGATGCCTGGCATGGAGACCCAGCTGAAGAAGGTACGCAGGCTCCTGCTGGGGCTTCATCACTTTATTGATACTGGTATTGGGTCCCTGTGATGGGAGCctgtgctttttgtgttttattgttttgttacaCACATGTTCATTTATGAAACCAAAACCTTGCTTGTTAGAAATATgaactgtatgtatatatgcttTATGCCATATgttaattatatatattcaaGTTTGTtaacacaacatacatataaaaattttatgtttacatatttttttctcgTTAAcatctcattaattttaaacatgtctcttCTCGTTCTggaaaagtggtctcagacttttggaccctcctgtttataatatcaacatatattgacaggctttgggatggatatatatgtgtgtaacacatgtctacaatataagcatacatacataaacatacatgtttgtgtgggCTAGACATATATATCAGTATATGAAATTATTCCAGTGTCTGATgggtttcatatataattttgacatgtttttattttttatatatatgtgtgtgtgtatatatatatatatatatatatatatatatatatatatatatatatatatatataacattttatatatggaaattcaatatatgtacatatattacatttgcatatgatGCAATAATAGACCCACATGATTTGTTTGAGAGATGCTTAATAACAAAGTACATTACTGTAGAGATGAGACAGTGGACACAGTCTTTACTGTGCTGTTATTGATCAGATTTGAACACAGCAGTTCTTACAGTCTGATTTGCTGTAATGTTGAAGATTATAACTGTGACTTTAAGACTCCACAGTCAGAACGCTTGTTGTAGAGGTCCACACTCATCAGTGAGGTGCTGCCTCACTTTGGCTTTAGTGAAGTGAAAGATCCTTGTTTAAAACAGGTAGTCTGTCAGTCAGCATGCAAATTCTAAAATGACAGTCAGGATGGTCGTACTTTTCTCTGAAAGCGATAAAGGGAGCCAGTATAGTGCAggtgcttcagtgaactgttACAGTCCGTACAgtgtcttccttttttttttactaaagctgttaataaatgtagtggagtagaaaaaacaatatttctatatatattagcataaaatggaaatactcaagttaagtagaagtacctcaaaattataCTTGAAttactgagtgaaaacaaagggggGATCTATTATAGAAGCTATTATCAAAAAGGTAACACACTAGCTTAaccatcacagacacacaaaagactatTACATGAAACTCTATATTGAGTCACTATAGTTACAGTGACACTCCTTTTCATGATTCAGTAACAGGTTTTTTGGTTAGTATGCCTTAACAAAATCATGAATGTGATTTTGCCTCAATACTGAAATCTATTGATATAATGTAAAATTTTTGgtgaaaatgattaatcaagaagGAAGCAGAGCCTCCTCCATGaagaaatattattatatatgttaaACAGGCTTTTCTCTGCACACACGATAAAGTCTGAACATCAGAGCACAGTTTGTCTGCATTACAATAGTCCTTGATCTGAGGTAATTTAGGTTAAAAGATCTGCTGATGAAGTTAGGATTATTGATTCATGTATAACATTACAACTACAGCAGCTAGTGATGCTTAGCTGCTACTAGAACCTGTGAGTAAAATAAACAGGTGATATTAGATAGTTTTTATGATTCCAGAgtgttttactttgttgttaGACTTTGAAGACGACCTTGTGAGTGTTGAGAATAGCAACCCTCAGGTTTAACATTGTTTAACCAGGTTTAATCACCCAAATCATACTGTGATGTGTTGTAACACTATTTCATTGATATAAATTCTGTGTAGTTTGAGCTTGAAGATGGTCTAATAGTCTGCAAACTACTACTATTTACGATACATTGtgtatttataaataatttcaaCTATAAAACAGCCAGTCTTCTTATAATCACTTCCCGATCCTGTTATAAACTGTTGTCAATGCATTCTTGGTTTTCACAGCACCTCGGTCTAACTAATCTAGACTAGTGGGGGCTGTTACTTCACTTAATCCAAGAGGTCCAGTGGTGTAAAAGTGTaggaaacatgttttaaaatcacaatattttttctgAGGGAGGACCCCCCACCAATTATGTATCTTTCCAGGTTTGCTCccccattttaaaacataaccAGGCTTCCATCTTAATGCATTACAATCACAACAGAACAGTAACCCTGATCACCATGTACCAAATAACGTCTGTAAAACACTTAATTGTATGACCAAACATCTGTCTGAGTGAGATGGGGCCCttcagaaagacaaagactccCCCTTGAGACGGGTTAATCCCAAATTAACCCATCTCAAACTAGAGTTTATTAAAGTACAAAAGTTACAATGGTCATATACACAAAAATGCGACTGTccccctttttattttcatagataaaaacattggatattttaatgatttatttaccGCCAAACTGGAAATGTCAccggttttcatttcagaaatctggtcacTTTAAGCCAATATTAGCGTTCAAATGTAGATAATTGACACAATCTAAATCAAAAACCCTGAAGATAAGAAATTAAAGTGTGTTAAACAAGCTAACAAGTGTGTTAAACCCCCCCCATAATTCAAACCCTGCTTTCAGGTCTTGAGAAGTTTTCCCAGAAGCCATCAGAGTTGGATGTAAATAGGGttgcaaattaatttaattaatttccatGGGAAGTTAAGCTTGGGAATTATTGGGAATTAATGGGAATTTAGGAGAGCTAACTgggaatatattatatatatatacacatatattatatgtttattcCACAGGCTCAAATGTGTGCCTTcaatagtctttgtgcttcaggCTCAAAAGTGTGGTCCAGTCTTGTAGAAATCTTCTGTACATGTGATGGAGGCGTGCACGGTGCCAGTAGGGGGCGTGGTCTCGTTAGCCATGCAGTAAGCAGTGTgctctgtgcatgtgattgAGGAATGGCATGGATATTCAAGTGTATTTGAAtggcatctgtttgttttagtcaagATTATGCTAAAATATACTTTCCTCAACTATATTTAAGTTCCCTATGAAGAGCCAACCTTCAATTTGGAAAATTCCCAGTTTATTCCCATAATTTCCCATAAATTCCCATGGAAAGtttccatttttgaaaattcCCGGAATTTTGCAACCCTAGATGTAGACCAGCTCTCAGTGGGTACAGCTCACACTGATGCAGCTtctcagcctctgctctgtgctgctgcagattcCAGGCTTTTGTGAAGGAGGGATGGGTTCGTCCATTCCTGGCGTGGAGGGTCATGTGAACTGTGACGTGCTGGTTGGCTACAAGGCTGTGTACCGCGTCTGCTTCGGGATGGCCATGTTCTTCctgctcttctctctgctcatgATCAAAGTGAAGAGCAGCCAGGACCCCCGAGCCGCGCTGCACAACGGGTGAGTCTGCGTCTGTCTACCTGTCACAGACACTGATGATGCTGATAAGCCACATgacaaacatcagcagcagcatttatATTAATCCTATTGTGTTGTTCAAACCTTTGACCTTCTGTTGGCTCTGACAGTGTCTGATCATCAGTCCAAAGATGTTCAGtctacagtgacacagaaattTTGTCTCACACTGGAGACTTTAGtcttgataaatgacttgaaTGATTAATCCTTTATCTAAATTGCTAGTGGTTGATTTTCTGATGATCGACTAATAAGAGTTTAATCCAGACACCGATGTTAGAAGGGTTCAGCACTTATACTTTTAGACTATGTGTCTCTCCTCCAGATTTTGGTTCTTTaagtttgctgcagctgctgccatcACCATCGGGTCATTTTTCATCTCAGAGGGTCCCTTCACTACTGGTAACTATTCCTGTCCACCGTTGTCTTCTAAATGAAATCCATTGTAGCTGCAGAGTCTATAGTTGTGTGTGGTAAATGAGGACTGTGGATCCCTTACAGAGATGACATCGTCAGTAATAGATAAGGGAGGGGCTGGGAGCCGAGCTGCTGCTGATATCTGCTTAGCTTGTCTCCAACAGAAGTTAGGAAACACAAGTGAAAATCTTTTTCTAGGATCATTTTTCTAAGTtagtttttcttcatctgtgaaaacaggtgaaaataaacaacattacaTAACTAACTAACACACATTGTCTTAACCTGTTAAAACCTGTCATCCCCTGTTTGGGGAGAAATTCACTTGGACTGGGGTAGTCGTGCACTTCAGCCTCTTGTGGTCGAAATGAgtattacaacaacaaacactgacaaaaaaatacttttcacttgcctttcagggcttcaataagatccagacgtccgatgactaaaatccttcatctggttcaaatatagagctgacAACCACCAATgtgtaaaaagtgtttgtggcttaaaactagataaaagtaaatgttgagcttctgtcagacaaacacactgacacatgatcatagaggatatgatgttaTTGACAGGAGACCAATGAAAAaattaccatgattaaaatcacagattttctctggtttgagaattaaCGGAAAGATCTGTGATAATATAAGAACACAACTCagcaacatatagaacataggtctaCTTGTTTTAATGTGGAAGAGTTACAGATTAGAACTTTAGGAATGAGGACAACATTAAAAAAGCATTCAGTCTTTTAGATGTGTGAATCACCAAATACCTGGTGTTTACTGGATGTGTGTCTTCAGTTTGAGGTGGCAGTAACAAGCTTTTAAATGACTAGAGTGTTGTACAGTTAAGCAGAGAACTGTTCTCCCTCACAGTGTGGTTCTACGTTGGCATGGCTGGAGCCTTCTGCTTCATCCTCATCCAGCTGGTTCTGCTCATCGACTTCGCCCACTCCTGGAACGAGTCCTGGgtggagaagatggaggagggcAACTCTCGCTGCTGGTATGCAGGTACGGAGGCAGTGTCATTATGAGGCTGGATATATGGATGAACACTAGATTAATAACAACCTTCAAAGAGCCCTGTGTTATTTACAAATTGTGGTGTGCGCGGCTGGAGAAGTAGTGGAAAACTGTAgtcaagtagaagtaaaattACTTGTGTCAAAATATTCTCAGATACAAAATACGTCAGTTAAAATGCTCTCTGAGTAAATGTTACcgtgttacatttttaaaaggggaggaggggtaAAAATAACGTGATAAAACTATTACaaagaacatctttaggctTCAGGTGTATGTTGGTATTTTCCCAGGTGAGAACTGCACCGAAAGCAACCAGAAAATTCCAGTAGGCTCTTTGCAGCATGTGGATACAACTGATGAATGTACATATACACTCAGtttcagtttattaggaacacctagctaaagctaatgcagtctaatacaacatatcaggaacgggcaggaaaaggagtacagggatccgacgatggccttcagtgaatggagcgacaagaactgcctccttcttaAAACCTCCAAGACCAAagagatggtcatggactttcggaggtctaggcccttcagccagtcaacattcgagggaaaGACATTGAAGTagtgcacacttataaatacctaagtgtgcacctggacagtaaactggactggtccctgtacacagatgccatctacctgaaggggcagagctggatctttttcctcaggaagctcaggtcctttgacgtctgcagtgatATACTGCACATTTTATCAGTCAGTTTTGGCCAGTGTattctttaatgctgcagtctgctggggcagcagcatgtcagacatgaacaaagagactggacaagctggtaaaagaGGCGGGGTCTGTCCTtagcaggagtctggactcactcaagactgttgtggagagacgcatgcaatgtaagatggaggccatcttggacagtACCAACCATcttctccacaacattctggcaggacagagaagcagctacagctgcagcaaacgtgtcatctcactgcgctgcagaacagagaggttcaggagatccttcactgccatcaggctctacaacacctcagccaaaggatgtggactaatctaattattattattgtatttttatttattattaactgttattattattattattattattattattattatcaacaatgagctaatggacacatgaatttcccctaggggataaataaagtatctctCTATCGATCTATCTTTACTATGAAATATAATTACAGTCAGTATTTCAGTATTGAATGTGTATTTATTCATGTCAGGAAGAGATCGCCTCCAACACGCCCTGAAAATGAGAGACAGGATAATGTGCAGTCTATTTATGCATACAGGATCCAATCAGAACGTCTCAACAAAGCCCATCCTGTCTTTTTGTGAGGAATGTAGTGTATGTGATTAAGTTGtgctgtgtgttcacagctcTGCTGTCTGTCACCACGGTGAACTACCTGCTATCTCTGGTGTCTCTGGTCATGTTCTATGTCTACTACACCCACTCTGACGGCTGCACTGAGAACAAGGTCTTCATCAGCATCAACATGCTCCTTTGCTTGGCTGCCTCCGTCTTGTCCATCCTGCCTCAGATCCAGGTTAACACCACTTCTTTCTTACATCCATGTTCGAGCAGAGATGAGCTCACAACAGAGAGATAACCAGATGTCTTCTACTGTACAGATCACACAGAGGTGTGAGGGTTATGATTGAGGAGTACGACCTGCATCTCATAATATATAGTGTTCATATACAAACTGTTGTCTGTGGTCTTAAATGAATGTTCCTCCTAATGAATGTTCCTACTAATGAATGTTCCTACTAATGCCTGCTGTTCTCTGGGTGAAGGAGTCCCAGCCCAGGTCTGGCCTGTTGCAGTCCTCCTTGGTTACCCTGTACACCATGTACCTGACCTGGTCTGCCATGACCAATGAGCCTGGTAAGATGACATTTATACTAAATATAGAGCTTCTATCCTTTCACCTGGCCCAGGTATGTAAACAGTGTTGTAGCTCCCTGTGCTGCCTTCACCCTGAGCTGTTTGCAATGTGAGCTCATCAAAGGTGTCACTCAcaaagaaaccagaaaccaggtTACACAGGAAATCAGACAAGGCACTGTagttactttgtgtgtgtgtgagtgtgtgcgtgcctgcatatttatactgtttccttttccGGTATAAACACTTACCTTGTTGGGACCCACTAGTCCTCATAGGGACCAAAGCCTGGTCCTAAGGTTAAGGTCAGGGTTTGCGTTAGACTGTCCACAATGAATGGAAGTTAATCatgaatttcagtttttactttttcataaataaaaaaaaaaaaaaaaaaaaaaaaaaaaattaaattcagtATTGACTCATTCTGGGGTAATAGTGTAGACTAATGAtgctgcaacataacaacatgtgAGGAAAGTGGAGGGGTCTGAAGACTGAATTAACTGTTGTAACAAACATTAACCTTCAGAAGGTTAAGAAGATGTCGGAGCCACACAACAGCTGCATTGCCTcgttttcttcctgtttctgttgttatgATGACATCCAGTTGCAGTCTGGGTTAATGATGTTCATCGTTACTGACCATGAGTTCTGTGACATGAGAAGATAATAAAAGTCTTGTGTTGGATACAGTTAACAGGTCTACAGCAACACCATGATTAGAGGTGCACAATTCAGAAAATGCCAGGGTTCGATTCAAAATCGATGGAAATAGGTCATATAGTATATGACggtatatatttcatatatgatGGTGAGGTGTAGTGATATTTGTTTAAGTACTGGAGTTCACCTTCTGTGTGTTACTCAACGCATGATTGATGTttgaaaatcaatcaatacaccttaaatgtcaatatgacaactttgaccatttcatttgtttttattagctctctacATGACAGACTCTTTAGTGATGCTCAGATCTTACATATAAAGCTGCAGGTAACATGGGTCTGATCAAGCTGCTTCTCCTCGAggttataaaatctgaaatgtgtccAAATGCTTTCTTGACTGAAGATGGAGCAGGTTGAattacttttttccttttatatttaGTATCTGGGCAGAAACCGACACGCTGCCATCTATAGGACTAGTGAGCTTAAAATCTTGtcaagaaaaaatgtcaaccagtgctgttaaaacactgaaaaatatgaTCAATTTTTTGGAATTCATGAATTGATTTTGAATCTGTAGATAGAATTACAATTCTAATGTgaatcgattttttttttttttttttttttttttttacagacctCTACTAATGATCATGCAGTGAAACTAGCAGtaagtttgttttcattgtgtctcacagacagaaaatgtaacCCGAGCCTTCTGGGTATTATTGGGCTGAACAGCACCAGTCCTGCAGGTCGGGACCAAGTGGTTCAGTGGTGGGATGCCCAGGGAATTGTGGGATTGATCCTCTTCCTAATGTGTGTCCTCTACTCCAGGTGAGGAAGTGCTTTATTACATCAGTTGGAGAACCAACCTGCTGACAGTTGGGGCATCAAATGACTCTCTTGactgtcttttcttttgtttgtggATCAGCAT
The window above is part of the Seriola aureovittata isolate HTS-2021-v1 ecotype China chromosome 19, ASM2101889v1, whole genome shotgun sequence genome. Proteins encoded here:
- the serinc1 gene encoding serine incorporator 1, coding for MGAVLGLCSMASWIPCLCGSAPCLLCRCCPSGNNSTVTRLIYAFFLLLGVGIACIMLMPGMETQLKKIPGFCEGGMGSSIPGVEGHVNCDVLVGYKAVYRVCFGMAMFFLLFSLLMIKVKSSQDPRAALHNGFWFFKFAAAAAITIGSFFISEGPFTTVWFYVGMAGAFCFILIQLVLLIDFAHSWNESWVEKMEEGNSRCWYAALLSVTTVNYLLSLVSLVMFYVYYTHSDGCTENKVFISINMLLCLAASVLSILPQIQESQPRSGLLQSSLVTLYTMYLTWSAMTNEPDRKCNPSLLGIIGLNSTSPAGRDQVVQWWDAQGIVGLILFLMCVLYSSIRNSSNAQVNKLTLTSDESALIEDGPQNDSFEEGGALNRAVDNEKDGVTYSYSFFHFMLFLASLYIMMTLTNWYSPDSNYEAMTSKWPSVWVKISSSWICIALYVWTLVAPLVLVNRDFD